The DNA window AAATCATACTTAATTTATTCAATTAGAATATATCGGTTTCAATTGGAATAAGATCCATCAAATAAagttataattgataaaattaataaatttaatcaaaattgataaaatagtaAATATCTACAATTATTGTGCTAATTAGGTCTAGATTTAACGGAAGAAGTGAAAGAGTAAATTcaagaaataatttttaaaaaaaatatttctcgAAACAGATAGAATTTATTTCTCTAGGATGATTGGTATATGGTGAAAAATCTATGGAGTTATCAAGTAATTAAAGtccaaaaattatattttaattaattttaatttacttacctatattttaataactatctacaatctaaaaaaataaatttatttttgaacaatttttattaagtaCTGATTTCAAACAATCTTAATATGTAGCTATTACTTGTCTTTAtatttttcgtttttttttcaGATTAAATTATGAGAACAGTGAAACTTATAAACACtcgtataaattataaattactctTGTAgtatattgactatattaaaataatttaattaaaaattgtttCTACAATTTGTCATCGTTAATTATGATGATTTTTTTAGACCAATTGTAATTCTTGAATATTAAGACATTAGGTTatagtaattataaaatatttaagaataaaaattaaataattaaataatctaattaaaaaattaaattggaaaaccaataaaaattatctattaataagagttttctaaaattaaataaatatttagtcTAAATTAGAAATACATGAGAATACTTTTTTTATCCTCTCAACTATATAAGTGTATTGATTGATGATTCCATATATGCagcacaattttttaaaatttatgttataaaaaaatatttttatcacttttaaatttattcctTCAGATTATCTTTGTTTAtggaataaagaaaaaataaaataactatttcatatgaaatatttttttaattttgacttataataatgataataataataataataataataataataataataataataataataataataataataataatggaattgttaatttataatttataattgtaagctaaatatttttaaaaaaattaaaaattagctaTTTCAATACGAACTCATCGTGAACTTGTTTCTCATTTATGAAATGATTTTATTCCAAGTACATCCACCATGAAGTCTGTataacattatattttattttaattgatctttaataaatattttatgttttaatagtTTCTTAACTGTCTATTTTATACTTTATGTAGCCCTTtagttgataaaattaaaatgtcgttTTGATTGGCATGAATCAATAGAGTTGCATGCCAAAAAGGACCGTGAATGTACTAGATAAATagttaaattaccatttaaataaaaaaaatatcaaaataaaaaaaaattaatagaacaAAAACTTTAAGATGGGGTTagccttttttttttccttcaaagTATTCGTTCATACATAGACATGATTAACAATGAAACATGCAAATGCTCGAATTTTGAATATTTCACAAAATACAGGCATATCctaattaatatgtttttttatcaaaaaatcataatatatcccaagaaaaaaaaaatccttacaTGTCCTCACTGATGAAGTGGTAGCTGCTCTTTTAGTtaaaaagatagaaaataaataatttattatctaCTACATCAGCCTAGACATGCATGATACACACAATTAAGGTAGCCTACACTTGAAAAAATAGCtcatgttttgttttcttttacacaaaaatgaaaaaatacaataCTATTTTAGAGGACGTCTTATTAACCTTCTCATCCGTGCACACACTTACACTGGCAAAGGTCGTGTTTTGTTACAAAAATCTCAGTATTTATGAAGAAAAAAGATTATATAAACTGGAAATATTATAATCATCTGTTACATTAgtgataatttttaatattttacaaataaatagtAACAAGTATACTtatcatattcatcaaaaaTAAGTATACTTATCATAAATCTATCTTCATCCGCCGACGACCTTCCGTGTCTCACGTTCTTTCTGAAACTCATCACCGGGATAGGTGGATAGCAGACCTTCTCATAGCATCTACAATTTAAACAGCATCACAATTGTGGATTAGCGTAATTTTACTGTGTTAAAGGATAATACAAAATCTAACAGGACAAGATAAAAAAACATAGCcgaaaaaattaagttaaaaaggATTACAAAATCCAAGCAAAGAAAATTAATGtcgaatgttttttttttttttgagaaaatacagAATGCTTATTTTGCAAAAATCATCAACACATTGATAACTTATGTATACATAAACACTGATTGTgactaaaatacaaaattatacCATATTCAACTCCATGACGTTTTCACTCCTCATCGCTATCATAAACAACCGCCATTCGTCGGTGGGTTGCCATCTTTTTTGGCGGGGATTCTTCATCTGATTCAATCCCAGCCCTCTTGCGACTGCCTCCAAAATCCTTGCTCTTTTGTCTTGGATCctacataaataacaaaaatgtaaCACTAAGTTAGCATATCCAAAATCATAGCAACGCAACTAATAAATTATCAAGAAATCTTAAACAGGTGAATGATGCCCATTAAAGTTGTATGATTAAAGCTATTTAACGCAATTATGGCATACGCATACTCCAAAATCAACAACCCAGGGAATATAACTTCAACTCATCTGATAATAAGCTCGTAGCATTCCATTTTCCTTTTATTAAGGCTCAACAGCGTTGTAATGGATTCTGCTTTTTCCCATACAGAATGGACTCGGAAAAACTAAGGATGAGAACTCATAGAAATCACCTATTGCATAATGTGACGACCTCACACTAGGCAGCATTCAGCAAGAATGGAAACGACTTCTTAAATTTTCCGCCCCCACTACGGGCTTGCAGATAGTATTAACCCCAACTAACCTACATACCTTCCCAATGATTAAATGCAATGTTACAGAAGCCATAGACTACCAAGGCCAGAAAATTACAACTGAGATGGATTGCCTATTGTGAACAGGTTAGGCTAATTGACATTTCAGCCACAAGACATTAAATTTCTAGCCAATAAAAGGCATACAGAATCTTGTGAGCACCTATGAATCAAATAAATTCACTCCCAGAGCAAATGATACAACAGACCTAATAAACAGTGTCTTAAAATCCAAACCGGTGGTCAGACTGGTGCAGCCACCACTTCCCGGTTGTTGAACCGGTTGAATAAAATTGTATAGAAAACTATGCCGTTTTTTATGTACTCTCAATATAGGAAAACCATAAATTTTTGTGCAAAACTTTTAAGCGCGCCACTATCCTCGTCATCTTTTGCTTCTTTGAGTTTGATAGTTATTTTGCCATTTTTCAGATGAGCtattatctatatatatatatatatatatatatatatatatatatatatatatatatatatatatatatataaaaaaaaatagatagagATAGAGAGAGAGAACATATCAGATAATAATTTGTATCGAGATGAAATTGAGTCCCTTGGCTCCTTTAAACATGTAAAACATAAGCAAATTTGAAATAGAGAAGATGGATTTTCTCCTAAAGAATCTTGTTTCAATAAAGAGTATTAAagtgaatttcatttttttggtaTCTGTTTCTGGGTTCTTTAGATTGATTGAATTTTCGTGTTTTCTGCTACTGTTAACTAGTTATTTGGCTTCTTCAATCTTATTTCTATGAATGGTGCAGGAAAGACTTCtctttttaatcaataattgaCAAAATGACTGAATCGGGCGGTTCAGTCCGGTAAAATCCAGTTGGACCTGATTTTCAATTCTTAAGTGTCAGTTGGACCGGACAGGTGGCTGACTCCCGGTTCAACCAGCCGGTCTGGTCCGTTCTGGTTCTTTAATAACTGCTAAGAAGTCAAAACACACTGCTCGGAGATCAACAGGATCACATACTTGAGAATTTGGTATCCAGATTGCAAGAACCAGAAAATCGTTTAGGAAGAAAGTGCTGTAAGTTAGAAAGGTATAGACCATTAATCTTTGAATCATGAATTTTAAGCCATTAATCTTTGCATTATGAGATAGCAGAACTAGCAATTCATCAATGCCCTTGTTACCTAACAAAGACAACTTCTGCCTTGTGCAGACATTACCTTTCCATAGTGCTAAATGATAATGAAGCAGAAACAAAAGGCAAAAAACACTTAACACAATTTGTGCATACCTCAGCCTCATCTTCCTCGTCTGAGGCCACATCAGCTTCTGCTTCATCATACCGGTCGTCTccctcttcttcctcttcttcatatTCCTGTTCTGGCTCCTCGCCTCGTTTCCTGGGCAGAGATCTCTCATCTTCCTCCCCGTCAGTTTCATACTCAGACTCTTCTCTCTCACTGTCAGAGAAGTTAATAGGGCGCTTTGATGACTTAGCAACGGGTAAAGATGGCTTGCGAAGAATATCTTTGTTTCCCTGTTAAAATAAGTAAAGATATCAGAATGAGTAGATGTCACCCAAAATGAAAGGTTTATACACATTGATTTAGGTTGCATGACCTTCTTAGCATTCATAATTCGTTTCTCTGCCCGAGCTTCCACTTCCAGATCTTCCTCGAAGCGGCGGCGAGAACGGCGGGAGTCATAATAATCTGGTTCTTCATCCTTATGGAAAAAGTAGAATGAAAAGATTAAATTGCATTCTAAGACTAAAGAGTacctaaaatgataaaaataatgaaaacaaaaaatacacATAAGGAGAGACTAAAGTAAAAATGCAGACAACAGGATGCCAATAGTTGGACTGTTAAGGGATGCATCTGCACATTAATCAGAAACACCTAAAGGACAACCAaagaaacaatcaaaacatgtGAAAAAGAAACAAGTGATGCATTTGGCAACTGCAAACCTCATCAAGAGCATCCTCCAGGAATCCAGGAGAAAGCTGACGCCTTCGATCAACATTTTGTGTGTATTTCCGGCTAATCTTTTCTCTCTTCCTATTAAGAATTGTATTTGCTCTAATTGTTTGACTTTCAGCCTACAAAACCAAAAGGCCAATATAAAGTGAAATCAACGACAAACAAATAACATACACGCCAATACAGAATTATGCAAATAGTTTACCCTTTCTTTCTCCTCTTTTTCTCTTTCAGGATCAATGTCGGTGACACAGTTCTTAACTTTATAAACCTTTCTATAACTTGAGTCAACAAGAGCAGTCAACCGCCTATGAGAATTTGAAGTCAATGATGACGGCATAAACttcatcttttttaaaattcttcCTTGCGATTGAAGAAGCGACTGCAAACAGATTATAagttttcatattatttaacaAGAAATGAAGGCATAACTGGCTGCTTAAAAAATACATGGAATTCAATAAATATGATGCTTAAAGTTCCTAGCTCGATGACTTACAGAGAACAGTACCTATGATTGGTAAAACTAGTcccattttttgtttttatgcaTGAGCACGTGTAGGATTAACCCAAAATGGCATTCATTGAATTTCACCATCCAAATTTACAATAAGCATCTAAGAGATTCTACTTGATGAACTATATCTAATTTGTTCTGAAATCCATCTTAGAGACATCTAGCTCGCTAGATAATTGATGTGACTCCAGAATAGCAAAAGCCCCATAAATAATCAGAGAAAATAACACAATGAAAATAAACATACATTTACAAAGTCCTCTttacaaaagaacaaaaaaatagcaaCCGCATGACAGATGTCAGATCTTTAGACAAATTGTAGGCATCCACATCCATGACATATTTCTCAATCACAATGCACACAGAAGTTCCCCAAATATCACCAATATCACTTACTTTAGTGATATCTAGAGTGCTTAAGAACTGGGAACGAAAtatgatttttgattttctttttcttatcagTATAAAATCAATCAAGTTCTTTATGAGATTTTTACATTTGAGTAACTTGTGATATTCAGCTTTGTGTACATCTTTTCTAAAATTACAAACTTAATTTAGTCATTAATATAAATTGGAAATGGATTATTCAAACCTAGACATTTATTTCCATTCCCAATCATGTCCATATAAATCAACTTACACGGAACGCCAACAGCCAGAATGATGGGTCAATGGACCCATAAAATTAATCTACATTATTGgagaataaaaattactaatacTTTAATTAACATCCTGAAAGAAATCAATCCCGTTAAACAATAAAACTTATAAAGGTAATGGAAAACATGAATTGTTGCAAGCTCCTTAAAGTTCAAATGAACCTAAAATATTCAAAAGGAAGACACGCAGGAATATAAGAAGTTTCTATTATCATATATTCATATGTTAGATGAAAGTCACCTTGTTATGTCGAAGAAAAAGATGTGTCTGATCATGCCGATCATCTCGCACAGATATATCAAGAACTTCGTTCCCAATTAGCAGCTGTAAACTACCATCTGACCATCTCACAAAGCGTGCATTGCTTTCAATctacaaatcaaataaaatagataaattcTTCTATATTAATACCAGATCATTTAATATAGTCACATGCAATAACACCAATTGTGCTTATGtaaattttgacttttaaattgGCAGATGGatctaacaaaaattaattgatagAAAGAAAGGTCAAAATTCCATTCAGACAAGCAAGTCTAAAAGAAATGTCATTAACAGATTCATATCCTATCTCCAATAACAGACTTAGTAGGAAAAGTTCAATTATTATTCATTAACTCTTCAACCTAGAAATCATTCAAACAGAAATAAAGTATGCAATGCAGTGCAAGAGCTCTCAAAAGAAGAATTCGGACACGAAGATAATTGACTGACAAAAGTTGATTAATTATAACAAACCCAGCAGTCTTGCAGTTTTGCAGTTGATTGATTCTCTGCTTTTGCAGAACTTGTGGAACTAATCCTAATGCTTTGCCATAACTACCTAGGATACCACTGAGCTATTTGACCTTTTCTTTTTTGCTCAAATTTCAATAGAGGAAGTAAcaaaaacatgcaaacattgaGCTTGCAACTCCTTTAGACAGAAATAGAATATACATTATTTCATTGTATAACACAATATTTCAGAAAAATACAAACTTGGTTCCCCAATTTTAATACTTAAACTTCATATTTAGGGAAACCTGTGCTTTCAAGTTCTTTTTAGTTTCAAAGTTCTGTTAGAAAGCCCAACCGAACTTGGCTCCACAATGAGAGGCTAATCCTCCTTCCTAGACCCCCCACATAAGGGGAGATCACAAAAGCTAGGCTCTTTAAAGAATACAGTCAAAAAGTCTGGTTTGCTTATTACATTGCTCAAGCCACTAATGGCTCTATAAAGAATCATCAATTTGGAAGTTTAGACTTCTAGCGCTAACATTATTAAACTAAGTTGGATACATTTGAATCAGAGGTCACATATACAATCATAAATGTCCAAAAATGAAATCTATTTACTAATTGTGAACCATTGACCTATTTGATGAATAGGCAAGCTAAGATTAATATTCATGGCACTTTAAATAAAACAAGATAAACATGGGACTGATCATTGGCTGGACCAATCTACAAAATTGTCCATCATAATCAAAGTATATCTCCTAAATTTCCATACTTgacaatttgattaaaatttatctgCTTGCCTACATAAGAACTGTTAAGCAAATACCTGAGGAGACTTATAAGGTTGGGCTACTACTATAAGTGAACTTGAGACCAAGAAACAACTCTTTCTAACTCACAAACAGAAATCCcaatttattttttcctttATGATTTAGGGATTAGATCCTTATAACCTTAAAATCATCATCTCAGTTCCCTGCTTTGTTCCTTTTATGCGCATTCTTAGAAGATGTAAAATTCAAGGAAGATACTCACAGATTTACTGCCATCGCGGTTTCTAACAGTCCGCCAACGCACTATATTGTTTTCCAAACGGATACGTTTGTTTTCTCCAGATTCATTTGTAACAATTGTTTTGTCTTCAACATACGTCTTAGGATTAAACTCTTTTCGTTCAATTCCCATTATATTAGAAACCGTGATCATATTCATCTGcaaacaaatattaaatatgCAGGTTTAGTGAAAACATATACCTAGCATAAGTACTGCATGAACAAATACGATAA is part of the Mercurialis annua linkage group LG3, ddMerAnnu1.2, whole genome shotgun sequence genome and encodes:
- the LOC126673585 gene encoding protein LEO1 homolog isoform X2; amino-acid sequence: MGGEEKRHQMMQNLFGDQSEEEEEEEIDSEHESNPQPNYASDEAEGGLRNEGEGEVEGEGEDEVVEGNEDVEVESEGEGEMRDVEPDPGESEGEREATSEEVDIGDEREVSEAKDVDSDEKEEYDRRIAVGQRHDVIDSGSERSEEHQFGDHEDEEVDQARSPSKSPDVEKDDENHVSQSAAEIRDVFGASDDEEEPDYAVRNEIEEDLARSPTDEEGSYDRNLRPEDMLVDEDAQDESEEENIDVKSKEKPVGPPLELEIPFKEPPADQARMNMITVSNIMGIERKEFNPKTYVEDKTIVTNESGENKRIRLENNIVRWRTVRNRDGSKSIESNARFVRWSDGSLQLLIGNEVLDISVRDDRHDQTHLFLRHNKSLLQSQGRILKKMKFMPSSLTSNSHRRLTALVDSSYRKVYKVKNCVTDIDPEREKEEKERAESQTIRANTILNRKREKISRKYTQNVDRRRQLSPGFLEDALDEDEEPDYYDSRRSRRRFEEDLEVEARAEKRIMNAKKGNKDILRKPSLPVAKSSKRPINFSDSEREESEYETDGEEDERSLPRKRGEEPEQEYEEEEEEGDDRYDEAEADVASDEEDEAEDPRQKSKDFGGSRKRAGIESDEESPPKKMATHRRMAVVYDSDEE
- the LOC126673585 gene encoding protein LEO1 homolog isoform X1, whose amino-acid sequence is MGGEEKRHQMMQNLFGDQSEEEEEEEIDSEHESNPQPNYASDEAEGGLRNEGEGEVEGEGEDEVVEGNEDVEVESEGEGEMRDVEPDPGESEGEREATSEEVDIGDEREVSEAKDVDSDEKEEYDRRIAVGQRHDVIDSGSERSEEHQFGDHEDEEVDQARSPSSKSPDVEKDDENHVSQSAAEIRDVFGASDDEEEPDYAVRNEIEEDLARSPTDEEGSYDRNLRPEDMLVDEDAQDESEEENIDVKSKEKPVGPPLELEIPFKEPPADQARMNMITVSNIMGIERKEFNPKTYVEDKTIVTNESGENKRIRLENNIVRWRTVRNRDGSKSIESNARFVRWSDGSLQLLIGNEVLDISVRDDRHDQTHLFLRHNKSLLQSQGRILKKMKFMPSSLTSNSHRRLTALVDSSYRKVYKVKNCVTDIDPEREKEEKERAESQTIRANTILNRKREKISRKYTQNVDRRRQLSPGFLEDALDEDEEPDYYDSRRSRRRFEEDLEVEARAEKRIMNAKKGNKDILRKPSLPVAKSSKRPINFSDSEREESEYETDGEEDERSLPRKRGEEPEQEYEEEEEEGDDRYDEAEADVASDEEDEAEDPRQKSKDFGGSRKRAGIESDEESPPKKMATHRRMAVVYDSDEE